The Carnobacterium divergens nucleotide sequence TCGATGTGGAATAATCGCTATATCGACAATATTCAAATTACTTTGAGTGAATCGATTGGCGTTGAAGAACGTGGCGGCTACTATGAAACAAGTGGTGCGCTTCGTGATATGGTTCAAAACCATATTTTACAAGTGGTCTCTCTGCTAGCAATGGAGCCCCCAATTGAATTAAAAGACGAAGAAATTCGTGAAGAAAAAATCAAAGCACTGCGTTCTGTTCGCATCTTCAAACCAGAAGAAGTTCGTCATTATTTTGTTCGTGGTCAATATGGTGCAAGCACTGTTCATGACGAAAAATCACTTGGTTACCGTGAAGAACAAAATGTAGATCCCGCTTCACAAACAGAAACTTTTGTAGCAGGTAAAGTCATGATTGATAACTTTAGATGGGCTGGCGTTCCCTTCTACATTCGTACAGGTAAAAAATTGCGTGAAAAAGGAACTCAAATCAACATTCAATTTAAAGGGATGCCATTAAATCTTTTCAGCGAAGACCATTCAACTCCACAAGAACCAAATGTGTTGACGATTTACATTCAACCAACGGAAGGTTTTTCACTGCAATTAAATTCAAAAAAAATCGGTCAAGGGTTAGAAACGGAATTATTGAATTTAAAACATAAAAATTCGGCTGAAACTTCAGCAAATAGTCCAGAAGCTTATGAAAAATTAATTCTTGATTGTTTAAATGGAGACTCTACCAACTTCACTCATTGGGATGAAGTCGCTCAATCATGGAAATTTGTGGACGTTATTCGTCAAGCATGGGACAAAGAAACTCCTGAATTTCCAAATTATCCAAGTGGTTCAATGGGACCTGTTTGTAGCGATCAATTACTTGAAAAAGATGGTTTCAAATGGTTTTGGAATCCTACTGGTGAGTAATCACGTAATCGACAAAAAAAGTTCTTTCAAATTTGAAAGAACTTTTTTTGTTGAATTTTATTGATGCCACTCAATGGCTAATGCTTCAAATTCAGTAAGAATTTCTGCAATTTCTCCACGATCTTTTGCATTTGCACCACTCGCTAATGGATGCCCGCCGCCATGATGGCGTTTTGCTACTTCATTGATTGCTGGGCCTTTCGAGCGCAAGCGACAACGGAAGTAACCTTCTTCTTGTTCAACAAAAATCCCCCACATCAAAATGCCTTCGACACTTCCTGGCAACGAGACAATGGCTGCTGTTTCAGAATCAGCCACGCCAAATTCTTTTAAAATCTCATTTGTTAAAAGAACATTTCCAACGCCATTTTCGTCAACTTTAATGTTCTGTAAGACATAACCGGATAAATGGGCCACTGCTTTACTCATTGTATTTAGCTGATTATTTAATGCTGTGGCTGAAAATGAATAGTCCATTAATTCAGCAGCAATTTTTAAGGTATGAGAGGTTGTCGCTGGATATAGGAAACGCCCTGTGTCTCCGACTATTCCTGCGTATAATAGACGAGCTGCTTCATCTGTCATTGTTAACTCTGATTGACAAGCATGATAAAAATCAACAATAATTTCACTGCAGCTACTCGCTTCTGTGTTCACGTAGACAAGATCACCGTAGGGCTCATCATTTGGGTGGTGGTCTATTTTAATCAGCATATCGCCTTTTGAATAGTTTTCACCACTAATACGTGGACTATTTGCTGTATCCGTTACGATAACTAGTGCGTCTTTATAATCAGCAGCTTCTACTTGATCCATTTCAGATAAGAAAGCTAAGCCTTCAACCGATCCACCTGCTTTTAAAAGACGTTTTTCAGGAAACGATGCTTTTAATAGTTCATATAGTCCACCTTGTGAACCTAACGCGTCTGGGTCTGGTCTTTGATGGCGATGGATAATAATGGTTTGATGTTCTTTGATAGCTGTTAGTATTTCAGTGAAAATGGCTTCATTCATTCAATTTGCTCCTTTTCATTCGTTTAGTTAGGTACGCTCCATCAATTGACAAATCACAATGGCTTTGGCAACAAGAGTGTTTTCAATAAATACTTCAATGTCTAGCTTAGACGAGCGTCGTCCAATTTCTAGGACTCGCGGCCGAATCTCTAATTCGCTTTCTAATTGAATCATTTTAAAATAATGTAAATTCATTTGCTCAATGACTGCATTGCGCTTTTGATACGCTAAAAGTGTTCGCTGAGAAGCGCTAGCAACCAATTCGCTTAGTACACCAAATGAGATGGTTCCAACACTGTTGGTCATTTGAGGCGTCACTTTAAACTTGAATGCTGGAATAGCTGAATGCCAATCATCTGGATTTTCACTTGTCAATTCCAGTTGTTCTGCAATTTGATCGGCAATCGTATCTCCCACTTGAGGTTGACGTTGTGCTAGTTGCATTGCTTTCATCACATCTTGCCTAGAAATAATTCCAATCAAGGTTAAATCATCTTTCACAACAGGCATAACCTCTAGCCCATCCCAAATCATTAAATGCCCCACACTTGCCACACTCATATGCGTTTTAACATAAGAGGGGTCCTTTGTCATCACTCGTTCAATACTTAGGTTATCTGGCTTTCCAACTACATCTTTAGCTGTTACAATCCCGATTAAGCGCATTTTTTTATTCACAATTGGAAAACGGGAATGTCGACTTTCATCATTTAACTTGCGGTAATCCGCTACTGTATCTTCACTATTTAAATAGATGGTTTTTTCTACATTTGTAAAAATATCGCCAACGAGCATAATGTCTTTTTTAATCAGCTGATCCGTCATTGCTCGGTTGATTAACGTTGCAACCGTAAAGGAGTCATAGGTGGTTCGAATAACAGGCAATTTGGCCTGATTCGCTAATTCCACAATCTCCTCAGTTGTGTCAAATCCACCGGTAATTAAAACTGCTGCACCGTTTTCTAAAGCGAGGCGTTGAGCCCCAATTCGATTTCCGACAATCATTAGTGAACCTGGCGTAATGTAACGTAGCATGGCGTCTTCCTTCATCGCTCCGATGACAAATTTATTTAAGACTTTATCGAGTCCATCAATTCCGCCTAAAATGTCTCCTTCGATAATCTTCACGATTTCACCATAGGTTAATTTTTCAAAATGTTCTTTCATTTTGCGTTCAATTCGAATAGTTCCCACGCGTTGAATGGTCGAAACTAATCCTATATTTTCTGCTTCTTTAATGGCACGATAAGCAGTTCCTTCACTTACTTGTAAATTTTTAGCAATCAAACGTACTGAGATTCGCTCTCCAACTGGTAACGTTTCAATATACGTTAAGATCTGGTCATGTTTTGTTGTCATCTGCTATCCTCCGACTTTTTCAACTTATAATTCGATTATTTCTCCGACCTTTAATGCCATCCCTACGTCTTTAGGTAAGGCCTCAACAAAAGCGATTGGATCTTGTTCAATCAAAGGAAATGTATTGTAATGAATTGGCACAACTTTATTAGCGTTTAGCCATTTACTAGCGATTACGGCTTCTTCTGGTCCCATAGTGTAATTGTCGCCAATTGGTAAGAAAGCTACATCAATTTTGTTGAATTCTCCGATTAATTTCATATCTGAAAATAAAGCCGTATCTCCTGCATGATAAACAGTGTGACCTCCGTCACTCAAAACAATGCCGGCTGCTAAGCCAAATGTAACAGGTTGGCCTTGCACTTCGTACATTGAACCATGTATTGCGGGAGTCATTTTGATTAAACCGAAATCAAATTGATGTTTCCCACCCATCTGCATGCCGTGGGTTTGAAGACCTTGACTCGCAAAAAAGCCAGCTAATTCAGCATTTGCAACAATTAATGCTCCTGTTCGTTTGGCGATCTCGGCAGTATCTCCGATATGATCTGCATGAGCGTGGGTGACAATAATCACATCAGCTTCAATCGTGGTTGCATCCAAATCACTTAAGGGATTTCCTGTAATATAGGGATCTATTAAAATTTGCTTATCTGTATCTGTTAAAATTTTAACACAAGACTGTCCATGCCATGATATCTTCATTTCAATCGCTCCTTCTATGTTATAATCAAACACAAAAACTGTATTAGTATTCTTCTATTGTACAACTTATTCATCTAATTTGCACCTAGCATCCAATAAAAAAGTTCAAAAACTCTGTTTAGCAGAATTCTTGAACTTATTTTTCTTTTTCCCATAGTGGCAATACAATATTTTCAAAGGTTAACGGATCAAGATTGGTTACAGTAATTCCTAATAATCGAATTTCTTTCCCTATCAACCCAACGTCTTCCCATAAATTTGAAGCATGAAAATAAATTTCTTCGCCATCTTTGACATAGCTAGGCAAACTAATACGTTTAGTCATTGTTTCATAATCAGATGTACGCACTTTTAATACAACGACTTTTCCATGCTTTTGAACCTTTAGCAAAGAAGTGTCAACTTTTCCCGCTAAAAAACGTAGTTCTGCTAATACTTCCTCGTCTGTCGTTAACGGTTGCCCATACGTATGCTCTCGACCTACTGACTTACGCACTCGAGTGCTTTCAACTGGATTGTTATCAATTCCTCTTACTTTTCGATACAAAGAATAGCCCATCTTACCAAAGCGTTGGATCAAATCCATCTCGCTTTTTTCAACTAAATCTTGTCCCGTAAAAACGCCCCAATCATGCATTTTTTCAGCGGTTTTCTTTCCTACGCCATAAAATTTTCCAATGGGTAATTCTTTTAAAAAGACCAATGCTTTTTCTGGCGGAATCACTGTGATGCCGGCAGGTTTTTTATAGTCAGATGCTAGTTTTGCAATAAATTTATTGTAAGATACACCAGCGGAACAAGTTAAATGCAATTCTTCCCAAATTTCTTTTTGAATCATTTTTGCAATAACCGTAGCACTCGTAATTCCTTTTTTATTTTCTGTTACATCTAAATAAGCTTCGTCTAAGGCTAAGGGTTCAATGATATCTGTATAGTGCTTAAAGACTTCTCGAATTTGAGCAGAAATTTCTTGATAAAGTTCGTGCCTACCTGGAATAAAAATGGCTTGTGGGCAAAGTTCATAAGCTTTTTGAGCGCTCATAGCTGAATGGATGCCGTATTTTCTTGCTTCGTAATTAGCTGTCGTAACGACGCCTCTTCCCCCATTATCTTTTGGATGCCTAGCAATCACTAATGGTTTTCCTTTTAATTCAGGATTTTCACGTTCTTCTACAGAGGCATAGAAAGCATCCATATCCACATGAATAATTTTTCTTGACGTGTCTCTCACCGGTTCTGCAAATTGTAAAACGCCATGTTCCATCTTTCTACACCTCCATCTTTCCTTTCTATTATACACGAACACAAGTTCTTTCGCTAGAACAAACAAAAAAAGTTTACTTTCTGTCAAGAAAGTAAACTTAAAAAAAATTATTTAATAGATTCCATTTTTAATCGATAGGCTAATTCTTTTTTTTGACGATTTCGTTGTCTAACGGCTTGAATCAAGCCTTTTTTAGGTGAGAAGATAAAGACTAATAAGAAAGTTATCCCAATAATAACCGCAATCATCCCTGCAATTGAAACATCCAAGAACATCGCTAATTGGAATCCAACGATACTGTCTATCACACCCACAATGCCACTAATCCATAACATTTTCTTTAATTCATTTGTCAACAGATACGCGGTAACAGGTGGTCCCACAATAAAAGCTACTACTAAAATTGATCCAACTGCCTCAAAGGCTCCAACTGCAGTGACTGAAACCAGTGTCATCAACGCATAGTGTAAAATGACTGGCGAAAATCCTAATGCAGCGGCTAAAACCGCATCAAAAGTGGCTAATTTTAATTCTTTATAAAATAACAAGATAAAAATTAAGTTGATGATTAAAATAATCCCCATTGAGTAGATTCCTTGTGCTCCTATATCCACTCCAAAAATAACCATTCGCTCAAATGGCGCAAATGCCAATTCACCAAGCAATACTGAATCTGTATCTAAATGAACAGAACCTGCATAACGGGAAATCAAGATAATCGCAATACTAAACAGTAAAGGAAATACCACGCCAATTGAAGCATCTTTTGCTAATAGCTTTGTTTGATGAAGCAATTCTGTTAACCAAACCGTAAAAACGCCCATCAAAGCAGCACCCACAATTAAAAATGGTGATGCCAAATTTTCAGTTGCAAAAAACGCCACCACGATTCCTAATAAAATAGTATGAGTAATCGCATCAGCCATCATTGTCATTCCTCTTAAAACTAAAAAGACACCCAGTAAGGAACAAGCAAGTGAAACAATAATCGCAATCAATTGAATTTCTAATTCTGGATGCAACCTAATCGCCTCCTTGATTTAAGCGGATAATCAATGCTTTTTTTTGACGCCTACGCTGTTTTAATTTCCACATCATCCCACGATTTGGTGCTATCACTAAACTAATCAGCACAATCACGCTAATCACAACAACAATTGTTGGTCCTGTTGGAATTTGCTTACCTAAGGAACTAATAACCGTTCCTAAAACACCAGAAACACTGCCAAAAACCGCTGCTAAACTCACCATCACTGCTAAGCGGTTCGTCCATTGTCTCGCGGCAACAGCAGGTCCGATTAATAACGAACTCATTAAAATAACTCCAACTGTTTGCAACCCAATAATAATCGTTACGACCGTCATCGCCGATAATAAAATACTAATACCATGAACGGGGACACCAATACTCTTAGCAAAGACTTCATCAAAAGCAATTAATTTAAATTCTTTCCAGAATAAGAACATTAATACTAACATAACCATTCCGATTCCTAACATCCATTTGACATCACCTACTAATAAGGTAGAAGACTGACCAAAAATAAAACTTTTTAATCCTGCTTGATTGGCATCTGGCGTTTTTTGAATATAGGTTAGAAAAACCATGCCTAAACCAAAAAATACAGAAGTAATCAACGCTAATGCGCTATCAAATTTTATTTTTGAATACTTAACAATGCTCATAATCAGCCATGTTGCAACTAATCCTGAGATTAAAGCCCCTATCAACAAAACTTCTGTCTGTTTAATATTCGTAATCATAAAGGCTAAACATATCCCTGGTAGCGCCGCATGACTGACAGCATCCCCCAACAAGCTCTGCTTTCGAAGCACAGCAAAACTACCAATAACGCCACTTAGCAATCCCAACAAGGCAGAGCCAAGTGCAACAACTTGAAACGTATAATCTGAAAAAAGAGTCCAAAATGTCATCTAATTCCTCACCTCTTTTGGCAACCTTTCAGCAGTTTGATAGGTTTTTGCGATATTTTCTGCTGTAAAGGTACTTTCTACTGATCCCGTTGCGACTAAAGCTTGATTGACCAGTACAACGTTATCAAAGTATTCTGGTACGGTTTGTAAATCATGATGCACCACAACAATCGTCTTGCCTTCATCTTTTAATTCTTTCAGTAACCCAATAATGATTTTCTCAGTTTGGGCATCTACTCCTTGAAACGGTTCATCCATCAAATAAATTTCCGCTTCTTGTACAAGCGCGCGTGCTAAGAAAACACGCTGACGTTGACCTCCAGATAGCTGACTAATTTGACGAGTTGAAAATTCAGACATTCCTACTTTTTCTAGCATTTTTTTAGCTAAGTCAAAATCCGCTTTTTTAGGACGTTTAAACCACCCGAGATGTCCATAACGCCCCATTACAACGACATCTATTACCGTTGCTGGAAAATCCCAATCGACACTTCCATTTTGTGGGACATAGGCAACCAAGTTTTTACTTGATTGATAACTTTGCTGCATTTGGTTTCTAAATTGAAAAGTTACTTCACCCGCAACCGGTTTAATTAAATTGATAACGGCTTTAATTAAGGTGGTTTTTCCAGCTCCGTTTGGACCGATAATCGCTGTTAATTGTCCTTTTGGTATTGCTAAACTGACATTCCACAGAACTGGTTTTTCATCATAAGCAACTGTTAATCGTTGAATCGAAATTGCTTGTTTAGTTTGTTCCATTAGTTTCACCCGCTTACTTTTTTATTTTAATGCATTCACAATTGTATCTGTATTTGCTTTTAATGTTTTGATATAAGTGGCTGTATCGTGTTTTTCATCTCCTAAAGAATCTGAATACAACTCGCCACCAATTTTTACGTCAAAGCCTTTTGCTTTTGTCGCCGCTTGTAACGCTTCAATTGTTTTAGTCGGAACCGATGATTCAACAAAGATTGCTTTGATTTGGTTTTTTACAATAAAATCAGCTAATTTGCGCATATCTCCAGTACCTGCTTCTGCTTGTGTACTAATTCCTTGTAAGCCTACTACTTCAAAATCATAACGTTGACCAAAATAACGAAAAGCATCATGGGCTGTCACTAAGATTCGTTTTTCTTTTGGCAACTCTTGCACCTTATCCATCATATACTGGTCCAAT carries:
- the zwf gene encoding glucose-6-phosphate dehydrogenase; protein product: MNQEKTALFTIFGGTGDLAKRKLYPSLYRLYKKGFLKEHFAVIGTARREWTNEYYREIVMETIKDLADSSEEATKFASHFYYQAHNVTDTEHYSELKELSTKLNEKYQLENNRIYYLAMSPNFFGTITEHLKAEKLITDDGFNRLIIEKPFGHDYESAAVLNDQIRASFHENQIYRIDHYLGKEMIQNISAVRFANTIFESMWNNRYIDNIQITLSESIGVEERGGYYETSGALRDMVQNHILQVVSLLAMEPPIELKDEEIREEKIKALRSVRIFKPEEVRHYFVRGQYGASTVHDEKSLGYREEQNVDPASQTETFVAGKVMIDNFRWAGVPFYIRTGKKLREKGTQINIQFKGMPLNLFSEDHSTPQEPNVLTIYIQPTEGFSLQLNSKKIGQGLETELLNLKHKNSAETSANSPEAYEKLILDCLNGDSTNFTHWDEVAQSWKFVDVIRQAWDKETPEFPNYPSGSMGPVCSDQLLEKDGFKWFWNPTGE
- a CDS encoding DHH family phosphoesterase, encoding MNEAIFTEILTAIKEHQTIIIHRHQRPDPDALGSQGGLYELLKASFPEKRLLKAGGSVEGLAFLSEMDQVEAADYKDALVIVTDTANSPRISGENYSKGDMLIKIDHHPNDEPYGDLVYVNTEASSCSEIIVDFYHACQSELTMTDEAARLLYAGIVGDTGRFLYPATTSHTLKIAAELMDYSFSATALNNQLNTMSKAVAHLSGYVLQNIKVDENGVGNVLLTNEILKEFGVADSETAAIVSLPGSVEGILMWGIFVEQEEGYFRCRLRSKGPAINEVAKRHHGGGHPLASGANAKDRGEIAEILTEFEALAIEWHQ
- a CDS encoding DRTGG domain-containing protein; amino-acid sequence: MTTKHDQILTYIETLPVGERISVRLIAKNLQVSEGTAYRAIKEAENIGLVSTIQRVGTIRIERKMKEHFEKLTYGEIVKIIEGDILGGIDGLDKVLNKFVIGAMKEDAMLRYITPGSLMIVGNRIGAQRLALENGAAVLITGGFDTTEEIVELANQAKLPVIRTTYDSFTVATLINRAMTDQLIKKDIMLVGDIFTNVEKTIYLNSEDTVADYRKLNDESRHSRFPIVNKKMRLIGIVTAKDVVGKPDNLSIERVMTKDPSYVKTHMSVASVGHLMIWDGLEVMPVVKDDLTLIGIISRQDVMKAMQLAQRQPQVGDTIADQIAEQLELTSENPDDWHSAIPAFKFKVTPQMTNSVGTISFGVLSELVASASQRTLLAYQKRNAVIEQMNLHYFKMIQLESELEIRPRVLEIGRRSSKLDIEVFIENTLVAKAIVICQLMERT
- a CDS encoding metal-dependent hydrolase gives rise to the protein MKISWHGQSCVKILTDTDKQILIDPYITGNPLSDLDATTIEADVIIVTHAHADHIGDTAEIAKRTGALIVANAELAGFFASQGLQTHGMQMGGKHQFDFGLIKMTPAIHGSMYEVQGQPVTFGLAAGIVLSDGGHTVYHAGDTALFSDMKLIGEFNKIDVAFLPIGDNYTMGPEEAVIASKWLNANKVVPIHYNTFPLIEQDPIAFVEALPKDVGMALKVGEIIEL
- the dinB gene encoding DNA polymerase IV, coding for MEHGVLQFAEPVRDTSRKIIHVDMDAFYASVEERENPELKGKPLVIARHPKDNGGRGVVTTANYEARKYGIHSAMSAQKAYELCPQAIFIPGRHELYQEISAQIREVFKHYTDIIEPLALDEAYLDVTENKKGITSATVIAKMIQKEIWEELHLTCSAGVSYNKFIAKLASDYKKPAGITVIPPEKALVFLKELPIGKFYGVGKKTAEKMHDWGVFTGQDLVEKSEMDLIQRFGKMGYSLYRKVRGIDNNPVESTRVRKSVGREHTYGQPLTTDEEVLAELRFLAGKVDTSLLKVQKHGKVVVLKVRTSDYETMTKRISLPSYVKDGEEIYFHASNLWEDVGLIGKEIRLLGITVTNLDPLTFENIVLPLWEKEK
- a CDS encoding metal ABC transporter permease, whose protein sequence is MHPELEIQLIAIIVSLACSLLGVFLVLRGMTMMADAITHTILLGIVVAFFATENLASPFLIVGAALMGVFTVWLTELLHQTKLLAKDASIGVVFPLLFSIAIILISRYAGSVHLDTDSVLLGELAFAPFERMVIFGVDIGAQGIYSMGIILIINLIFILLFYKELKLATFDAVLAAALGFSPVILHYALMTLVSVTAVGAFEAVGSILVVAFIVGPPVTAYLLTNELKKMLWISGIVGVIDSIVGFQLAMFLDVSIAGMIAVIIGITFLLVFIFSPKKGLIQAVRQRNRQKKELAYRLKMESIK
- a CDS encoding metal ABC transporter permease encodes the protein MTFWTLFSDYTFQVVALGSALLGLLSGVIGSFAVLRKQSLLGDAVSHAALPGICLAFMITNIKQTEVLLIGALISGLVATWLIMSIVKYSKIKFDSALALITSVFFGLGMVFLTYIQKTPDANQAGLKSFIFGQSSTLLVGDVKWMLGIGMVMLVLMFLFWKEFKLIAFDEVFAKSIGVPVHGISILLSAMTVVTIIIGLQTVGVILMSSLLIGPAVAARQWTNRLAVMVSLAAVFGSVSGVLGTVISSLGKQIPTGPTIVVVISVIVLISLVIAPNRGMMWKLKQRRRQKKALIIRLNQGGD
- a CDS encoding metal ABC transporter ATP-binding protein, with amino-acid sequence MEQTKQAISIQRLTVAYDEKPVLWNVSLAIPKGQLTAIIGPNGAGKTTLIKAVINLIKPVAGEVTFQFRNQMQQSYQSSKNLVAYVPQNGSVDWDFPATVIDVVVMGRYGHLGWFKRPKKADFDLAKKMLEKVGMSEFSTRQISQLSGGQRQRVFLARALVQEAEIYLMDEPFQGVDAQTEKIIIGLLKELKDEGKTIVVVHHDLQTVPEYFDNVVLVNQALVATGSVESTFTAENIAKTYQTAERLPKEVRN